The Hirundo rustica isolate bHirRus1 unplaced genomic scaffold, bHirRus1.pri.v3 scaffold_120_arrow_ctg1, whole genome shotgun sequence genome window below encodes:
- the LOC120747627 gene encoding olfactory receptor 14A16-like, translated as MSNSSSISHFLLLALADTRQLQLLHFCLFLGISLAALLGNGLIISAVACGHHLHTPMFFFLLNLALTDLGSICTTVPKAMHNSLWDTRTISYTGCAAQLFSFLFFMSAEYFLLTIMCYDRYVSICKPLHYGTLLGSRACAHMAAAAWASAFLNALMHTANTFSLPLCHGNALGQFFCEIPQILKLSCSQSNLRKLGLLAICACLALGCFVFIVFSYVQIFRAVLRIPSEQGQHKAFSTCLPHLAVVSLFLSTVMFAYLKPPSISSPSLDLALSVLYSVVPPALNPLIYSLRNQELKAAVWRLMTGWFQKH; from the coding sequence atgtccaacagcagctccatcagccacttcctcctgctggcattggcagacacgcggcagctgcagctcctgcacttctgcctcttcctgggcatctccctggctgccctcctgggcaacggcctcatcatcagcgccgtagcctgcggccaccacctgcacacgcccatgttcttcttcctgctcaacctggccctcaccgacctgggctccatctgcaccactgtccccaaagccatgcacaattccctctgggacaccaggaccatctcctacacaggatgtgctgcacagctcttttcctttctattcTTCATGTCAGCAGAGTATTTCCTCCTGACCATCATGTGCTATGACCGCtacgtgtccatctgcaaacccctgcactacgggaccctcctgggcagcagagcttgtgcccacatggcagcagctgcctgggccagtgcctttctcaaTGCTCTCATGCACACagccaatacattttccttgcccctgtgccatggcaatgccctgggccaattcttctgtgaaatcccacagatcctcaagctctcctgctcacaATCAAACCTCAGGAAACTGGGACTTCTTGCCATTTGTGCCTGTTTGGCTCTTggctgttttgtgttcattgttttctcctatgtgcagatcttcagggctgtgctgaggatcccctctgagcagggacagcacaaagccttttccacctgcctccctcacctggccgtggtctccctgttcctcagcactgtCATGTTTGCCTACCTGAAacccccctccatctcctccccatctctggatctggccctgtcagttctgtactcggtggtgcctccagccctgaaccccctcatctacagcctgaggaaccaggagctcaaggctgcagtgtggagactGATGACTGGATGGTTTCAGAAACATTAA